One stretch of Chroogloeocystis siderophila 5.2 s.c.1 DNA includes these proteins:
- a CDS encoding aspartyl protease family protein — translation MEPEQMGAVRTNVKLINVIDQALVSRGLLAPHLLRECETQALVDTGALTLVIPPQIAEQLGLRILGQQIARCANGFEEPIGVT, via the coding sequence ATGGAACCGGAACAAATGGGAGCAGTTCGCACAAATGTCAAGTTGATTAATGTTATCGATCAGGCGTTGGTAAGTCGGGGGCTGCTTGCGCCGCATCTTCTCCGTGAGTGTGAAACTCAAGCGCTTGTAGACACAGGCGCATTAACTTTAGTTATTCCTCCACAGATTGCTGAGCAACTAGGCTTGCGAATTTTAGGTCAACAGATTGCCAGATGTGCAAACGGGTTTGAGGAACCTATTGGAGTCACCTAA